From Pseudomonas hefeiensis, one genomic window encodes:
- a CDS encoding nitrite reductase, which produces MRRCWVAMLWIGASHGAVTTGAELEQAERNYQQLCQQCHGVNRIGGAGPALLPQSLGRIKPSEIRQVIENGRPASQMAAFGALLEPAQIDALALYLQRPPAVAPNWNEEDIRQSHRVLVDVATLPDHPQHRADPLNLFVVVEAGDHHVAVVDGDRFEVLARFASHFAVHGGPKFSPDGRFVYLASRDGWISLYDLHNLKLIAEVRAGLNTRNLAVSKDGRWVLVGNSLPGNLAVLDARDLSLVKTIATLGSDGQASRVSAVYTAAPRNSFIVALKDVEEVWELSTGPNPDFLPRRIKVQDHLDDFSFSPDYRQLLATSRKAQGGQVIDLDSGQVVTDISLPGMPHLGSGTYWQRDGRWVFATPNISKGLVSVIDINTWKVIRQIPTLGPGFFLRSHANSRYAWTDVFFAAGNDAIHLIDKQTLEIAHTLRPMPGKTAAHVEFTHDGRYLLLSIWDTDGALIVYDSNTLKEIKRLPMNKPSGKYNVGNKIEFAEGTSH; this is translated from the coding sequence ATGAGACGCTGCTGGGTTGCGATGCTGTGGATCGGTGCAAGCCATGGCGCCGTTACCACCGGCGCCGAGCTGGAACAGGCCGAGCGCAATTACCAGCAGCTCTGCCAACAATGTCATGGTGTGAATCGCATCGGCGGCGCCGGGCCTGCGTTGCTGCCCCAGAGCCTGGGCCGGATCAAACCCAGCGAAATCCGCCAGGTGATCGAGAACGGTCGCCCGGCCAGTCAGATGGCGGCCTTCGGTGCGCTGCTGGAGCCTGCGCAAATCGACGCCCTGGCGCTTTATCTCCAGCGCCCGCCCGCCGTCGCGCCAAACTGGAATGAAGAGGATATTCGCCAAAGCCATCGGGTGCTGGTGGACGTCGCCACATTGCCCGACCACCCCCAACACAGGGCGGACCCGCTGAACCTGTTCGTGGTGGTGGAAGCCGGCGACCACCATGTCGCGGTGGTCGACGGGGATCGCTTCGAAGTGCTCGCGCGCTTCGCCTCGCACTTTGCAGTGCATGGCGGCCCCAAGTTTTCCCCGGACGGACGTTTTGTCTACCTGGCGTCGCGCGATGGCTGGATCAGTCTGTATGACCTGCACAACCTCAAACTGATTGCCGAGGTGCGGGCCGGGCTCAATACTCGCAACCTGGCGGTGAGCAAGGACGGTCGCTGGGTGCTGGTGGGCAACTCGCTACCCGGCAATCTGGCGGTGCTGGATGCAAGGGACTTGTCACTGGTCAAGACGATCGCGACGCTGGGCAGTGATGGCCAGGCTTCGCGGGTCAGCGCGGTCTACACCGCTGCGCCGCGCAACAGCTTCATCGTCGCACTCAAGGATGTGGAAGAGGTTTGGGAACTGTCCACCGGTCCGAACCCGGACTTCCTGCCCAGGCGCATCAAGGTCCAGGATCATCTGGACGATTTTTCCTTCTCACCCGACTACCGCCAGTTGCTCGCCACCTCGCGCAAGGCCCAGGGTGGACAGGTGATCGATCTCGACAGTGGCCAGGTGGTCACCGACATCAGTCTGCCGGGCATGCCGCACCTGGGCTCGGGCACCTATTGGCAGCGCGATGGCCGCTGGGTGTTCGCGACCCCCAACATCAGCAAAGGACTGGTGTCGGTGATCGACATCAACACCTGGAAAGTCATCCGGCAGATCCCTACCCTCGGGCCGGGTTTCTTCCTGCGCAGCCATGCCAACTCACGCTATGCCTGGACTGACGTGTTCTTCGCCGCCGGCAACGATGCCATCCACCTGATCGACAAACAAACCCTGGAAATCGCCCACACCTTGCGCCCCATGCCCGGCAAAACCGCCGCCCACGTCGAATTTACCCATGACGGCCGTTACCTGCTGCTGAGCATCTGGGACACCGATGGCGCGCTGATCGTCTATGACAGCAACACCCTCAAGGAAATCAAACGCCTGCCCATGAACAAACCTTCGGGCAAATACAACGTGGGCAACAAGATCGAATTTGCCGAAGGTACGTCTCACTGA